A stretch of Clostridia bacterium DNA encodes these proteins:
- the eno gene encoding phosphopyruvate hydratase: MIITDVYAREILDSRGNPTVEVEVYLEDGSMGRAGVPSGASTGAFEAVELRDGDADRYLGKGVLDAVDNVNEIIAMELIGLDSEDQAGIDQMMIELDGTPNKAKLGANAILGVSLAVAKATAASLNLPLYRYIGGVNGKQLPVPMMNILNGGSHADNNVDIQEFMVMPVGATSFAEGLRMCAEVFHNLKKVLKSEGLNTAVGDEGGFAPDLKSNEDALKYIVMAIEKAGFKPGEDFRIAMDPASSEFYDAERKLYILASENRELTSTEMVDYYADLIEKYPIVSIEDGLAEEDWDGFIYMKEKLGDRLQIVGDDLFVTNTERLAKGIKLGAANSILVKVNQIGTLTETLNAIEMAQKAGYTAVISHRSGETEDTTIADIAVATNAGQIKTGAPSRSDRVAKYNQLLRIEDELGDVAVFAGNDTFYNLR, translated from the coding sequence ATGATTATTACAGATGTTTATGCAAGAGAGATTTTGGACTCAAGGGGTAACCCAACAGTTGAGGTTGAAGTATATTTGGAAGATGGTTCCATGGGCAGAGCAGGCGTTCCGTCTGGCGCATCTACAGGTGCTTTTGAAGCAGTTGAATTGCGTGATGGAGATGCTGACCGTTACTTGGGCAAAGGCGTTCTTGATGCAGTAGATAATGTAAATGAAATTATTGCAATGGAATTGATTGGACTAGATTCTGAAGACCAAGCCGGTATTGACCAGATGATGATAGAGCTTGATGGTACACCCAACAAAGCGAAACTGGGTGCCAATGCTATCTTAGGTGTATCTTTGGCTGTGGCCAAAGCTACTGCTGCTTCTTTGAACTTGCCACTGTACCGTTATATTGGTGGTGTGAATGGAAAGCAGCTTCCGGTTCCAATGATGAATATTCTAAATGGCGGATCCCACGCGGATAACAATGTAGATATTCAAGAATTCATGGTTATGCCAGTAGGCGCTACTTCTTTTGCAGAAGGACTAAGAATGTGTGCTGAAGTATTCCATAATCTGAAAAAAGTACTTAAATCTGAAGGACTGAATACAGCAGTTGGAGATGAAGGTGGATTTGCACCAGACCTCAAGTCAAATGAAGATGCCTTGAAATACATTGTAATGGCAATTGAAAAAGCCGGCTTCAAACCTGGAGAAGACTTCCGTATTGCTATGGACCCAGCTTCTTCTGAGTTTTATGATGCTGAAAGAAAATTGTATATCCTGGCTTCTGAAAACAGAGAATTAACATCTACCGAGATGGTTGATTATTACGCTGATTTAATTGAAAAATACCCCATCGTTTCTATCGAAGACGGCCTAGCTGAAGAAGACTGGGACGGATTCATTTACATGAAAGAAAAATTGGGAGACCGTTTACAGATTGTTGGTGATGACTTGTTTGTTACCAATACTGAGCGTTTGGCAAAAGGTATTAAACTTGGCGCTGCTAACTCAATTTTGGTGAAAGTAAACCAGATTGGTACGCTGACCGAGACTCTAAACGCGATTGAAATGGCACAAAAAGCTGGTTACACTGCCGTTATATCCCACCGCTCTGGTGAGACGGAAGATACTACCATTGCTGATATTGCTGTAGCAACCAACGCTGGACAAATTAAGACTGGTGCTCCATCAAGATCGGACCGTGTAGCGAAGTACAACCAATTGTTGCGTATTGAAGATGAATTAGGTGATGTAGCCGTATTTGCTGGCAACGATACCTTCTACAACTTGCGCTAA
- a CDS encoding 2,3-bisphosphoglycerate-independent phosphoglycerate mutase: MSKKPVMLCILDGWGLREEKKSNAILLAETPFWDVLLEESPMCRLEASGLAVGLPEGQMGNSEVGHLNIGAGRKVYQDLTRINKSIQDGDFFENPVLVEGMEKAAKAGKSVHLMGLLSDGGVHSHILQIIAMIRLAKQRGVQQLFVHALLDGRDVPPTSAKVYVKQLEEAMQEIGLGEIATVSGRYYTMDRDKRWDRVEKGFNAMVKGEGEKAISAMEAVEKAYERGENDEFVLPTVIRDAGTVRDGDTLIFCNFRADRAREITRAFIEEGFDDFSKDPLNINYICLTEYEEVLDAKIAFPAEELTDTLGEVLAREGKRQLRIAETEKYAHVTFFFNGGKEEPNQGEDRILIPSPKVATYDLQPEMSALEVTEKVVEAIGKDMYDVIILNFANPDMVGHTGVLEAAITAAEIIDACLKNVVEAVKSQDGVIFVTADHGNCEMMLDEETGKPHTAHTTNLVPFLMVSSDMADYRLADGCLEDIAPTMLQVLEVKQPKAMTGKSLLIKK, from the coding sequence ATGAGTAAAAAACCGGTAATGCTATGTATTCTCGATGGCTGGGGCTTGAGAGAAGAAAAAAAATCCAATGCAATTTTGCTGGCGGAGACACCCTTTTGGGATGTTTTATTAGAAGAATCTCCGATGTGCCGGTTGGAAGCTTCTGGCCTAGCTGTTGGTTTACCTGAAGGACAGATGGGAAATTCTGAGGTGGGCCACCTGAATATTGGAGCTGGCCGCAAGGTATACCAAGATTTGACTCGCATCAACAAAAGCATTCAGGATGGGGACTTTTTTGAAAATCCTGTATTGGTTGAAGGTATGGAAAAAGCAGCAAAAGCAGGCAAAAGTGTTCATTTGATGGGCTTGCTCTCTGATGGAGGGGTTCATTCCCATATCCTACAAATAATTGCTATGATACGATTGGCAAAACAAAGAGGTGTTCAACAATTATTTGTACACGCCTTACTGGATGGACGCGATGTTCCTCCTACTTCAGCCAAGGTTTATGTGAAGCAATTGGAAGAGGCCATGCAAGAAATTGGATTGGGCGAAATTGCAACAGTAAGCGGTCGGTATTATACTATGGACCGTGATAAACGTTGGGACCGAGTAGAGAAAGGCTTTAATGCCATGGTGAAGGGTGAAGGCGAAAAAGCCATAAGCGCCATGGAAGCAGTTGAAAAGGCCTACGAGCGCGGTGAAAACGATGAATTCGTACTTCCAACTGTAATAAGGGATGCCGGCACAGTCCGAGATGGCGATACACTCATATTCTGTAACTTTAGAGCTGATAGAGCCCGTGAGATCACCAGAGCATTCATTGAAGAAGGATTTGATGACTTTTCGAAGGATCCTTTGAATATTAACTATATCTGTCTTACGGAATATGAAGAAGTGCTAGATGCTAAAATTGCCTTCCCTGCGGAGGAATTGACAGACACCTTGGGTGAAGTTCTGGCTCGGGAGGGCAAGCGACAACTCCGGATTGCGGAAACCGAGAAGTATGCTCACGTAACCTTCTTCTTTAACGGGGGCAAGGAAGAACCCAATCAAGGCGAAGACCGTATTCTAATTCCATCTCCAAAGGTAGCGACTTATGATTTGCAACCTGAAATGAGTGCCTTGGAGGTTACGGAAAAAGTTGTTGAAGCGATTGGTAAGGACATGTATGATGTGATTATCTTAAACTTCGCAAACCCGGATATGGTGGGGCATACAGGTGTATTGGAGGCTGCGATTACGGCGGCAGAAATTATTGATGCTTGCTTAAAGAATGTTGTTGAAGCAGTGAAATCTCAAGATGGTGTTATCTTTGTAACGGCAGACCATGGTAATTGCGAGATGATGCTCGATGAGGAAACAGGTAAGCCACATACAGCCCATACTACCAATTTGGTACCATTTCTGATGGTATCTAGCGATATGGCAGACTATAGGCTGGCCGACGGATGCTTGGAAGATATTGCTCCAACCATGCTTCAAGTGCTTGAAGTGAAACAACCGAAGGCGATGACCGGAAAAAGTCTTCTAATTAAAAAATGA
- the rnr gene encoding ribonuclease R, with amino-acid sequence MIEKEDLLKKMNGEDYNPLPIEDLLAVMEIAEDDVYSFMELLRKCEQKGEIVVTKKKRYALPKHVGFILGVLQGNARGFGFVIPLDMEEREKGDLFISPDNLHGAMDKDHVLVRPFKKAHGEKREGTIERVAVRKNETIVGTYQKNKNFGFLIPDNLSIGKDIYIKDKKSLGAKTGQKVVGEITKWPVGEKAAEGRIVEILGYPDEVGVDILSVIKSYELPLDFPKDVLEEAAKMPQTIENEDLSGRKDLRHLATVTIDGADARDLDDAVTISKDKEGNFLLGVHIADVSHYVKKNTVLEKEAHKRATSVYFPDRVIPMLPVELSNGICSLNAKVDRLSMSCEMVINHQGKVLSSEIGPSVIQVDERMNYADVTELLEGDDVELKKRYQDFLPMFKTLAELRDILKSRRMKRGAIDFEFPEVKVVMNDDGTVKELKIRSRTISESIIEECMLVANETVAEHLHWLEMPTIYRVHESPSLEKIERLNNMLKKYDLKVEQTGEDIQPRVYAELMEKIKGEPYEEELSIMLLRSMMHARYLPESVGHFGLAATYYCHFTSPIRRYPDLFVHRSLKRARRGTMNQKNAEKWYREAEKAASVSSEQELVAEEAEREAVKLKVVEYMAGQVGEVFDAKISGVIASGFFVRLDNLAEGLVKVGTLGDQYYTYDEAGMSMVGEKNGKTYRLGDTVKVQLVRADEALRQLDFEIVK; translated from the coding sequence ATGATTGAAAAAGAAGATTTACTAAAAAAAATGAATGGGGAGGATTACAATCCCTTGCCCATCGAAGACCTTTTGGCGGTGATGGAGATTGCAGAGGATGACGTCTATTCGTTTATGGAATTGCTTAGAAAGTGTGAGCAAAAAGGAGAGATCGTTGTCACCAAGAAGAAGCGCTATGCACTACCGAAACATGTGGGGTTCATTCTGGGCGTATTACAGGGTAATGCGCGTGGTTTTGGCTTTGTGATTCCACTGGACATGGAGGAACGCGAAAAGGGCGACTTGTTTATTTCCCCTGATAACCTGCACGGGGCGATGGACAAAGACCATGTATTGGTACGTCCCTTCAAAAAAGCGCATGGTGAAAAACGCGAAGGAACGATTGAGCGGGTAGCAGTACGTAAAAATGAAACCATTGTAGGTACCTATCAGAAGAACAAAAATTTCGGATTTCTTATTCCGGATAATTTGTCGATTGGAAAAGATATCTATATTAAGGATAAGAAAAGTCTAGGTGCAAAAACAGGACAGAAGGTAGTTGGAGAAATCACGAAATGGCCAGTAGGGGAAAAAGCTGCTGAAGGTCGTATCGTGGAAATACTAGGCTACCCAGATGAAGTGGGTGTTGATATCCTTAGTGTTATCAAAAGCTATGAGCTGCCATTAGATTTTCCGAAGGATGTATTGGAAGAAGCAGCAAAGATGCCTCAGACTATAGAAAATGAAGACCTATCGGGTCGTAAAGACTTACGTCATTTAGCCACGGTCACCATTGACGGAGCAGATGCGCGTGATTTAGATGATGCTGTAACCATTAGCAAAGATAAAGAAGGAAATTTCCTTTTGGGAGTACATATTGCGGATGTATCTCACTATGTTAAAAAGAACACAGTATTAGAAAAAGAAGCGCACAAAAGGGCAACCTCGGTGTATTTTCCGGATCGGGTGATACCAATGTTGCCGGTTGAACTCAGTAATGGTATCTGTAGCTTAAACGCCAAGGTAGACCGCCTTAGCATGAGCTGTGAGATGGTTATCAATCATCAAGGCAAGGTTCTTTCATCAGAAATTGGCCCTAGCGTTATTCAGGTTGATGAACGCATGAATTATGCAGATGTGACAGAACTCCTTGAAGGCGATGATGTTGAATTGAAAAAACGCTACCAAGATTTTCTGCCGATGTTTAAGACTTTGGCTGAACTGCGCGATATTCTAAAGTCACGCCGTATGAAGCGAGGGGCTATCGATTTCGAATTTCCAGAAGTCAAAGTGGTTATGAATGATGACGGCACGGTCAAGGAACTAAAAATTAGGAGCCGTACAATTTCAGAATCCATTATTGAGGAGTGTATGCTGGTGGCCAATGAAACGGTGGCTGAGCATTTACACTGGTTGGAGATGCCTACAATATATAGGGTGCACGAGTCTCCCAGTTTAGAAAAGATTGAACGATTGAATAATATGCTCAAGAAATATGATCTCAAGGTAGAACAAACGGGAGAAGATATTCAACCCCGGGTCTATGCAGAACTGATGGAAAAAATAAAGGGTGAACCTTATGAAGAAGAGCTATCCATTATGCTGCTAAGATCTATGATGCATGCTCGCTATCTTCCTGAAAGTGTGGGTCACTTTGGCCTGGCAGCTACCTATTACTGCCACTTTACATCCCCTATTCGGAGATACCCGGACCTGTTTGTACACCGTTCTTTGAAACGAGCTAGAAGAGGCACCATGAATCAGAAAAATGCTGAAAAATGGTATCGGGAAGCGGAGAAGGCTGCTAGTGTTTCTTCGGAACAAGAACTGGTTGCAGAAGAAGCAGAACGGGAAGCAGTGAAACTCAAGGTTGTTGAATATATGGCCGGACAAGTTGGAGAAGTATTTGATGCTAAGATTAGTGGCGTGATAGCATCTGGATTTTTTGTACGTCTGGATAACTTGGCAGAGGGTCTAGTCAAAGTGGGTACCTTAGGTGATCAGTATTACACCTATGATGAAGCTGGCATGAGTATGGTAGGTGAGAAAAACGGTAAAACCTACAGATTGGGTGATACAGTCAAGGTACAATTGGTGCGAGCAGATGAAGCACTCAGACAATTGGATTTCGAAATCGTGAAATAG
- the secG gene encoding preprotein translocase subunit SecG, with translation MTIFLTVLQFIAALMLIVTVLLQPGKSAGLSGTIDGGADQIFGKNKGIDAMLARLSTGAAIGFLLFTLILYIVG, from the coding sequence ATGACCATATTTTTAACTGTATTGCAATTTATCGCAGCACTGATGCTCATTGTTACCGTGTTGTTGCAACCGGGCAAGAGCGCAGGTCTTTCGGGAACGATTGATGGTGGGGCGGATCAGATATTCGGTAAAAACAAGGGAATTGATGCAATGTTGGCTAGGCTTTCAACTGGGGCAGCAATCGGATTTTTATTGTTTACACTGATTCTTTACATTGTAGGGTAG